A single window of Methylacidimicrobium sp. AP8 DNA harbors:
- the uraH gene encoding hydroxyisourate hydrolase: MSRLTTHVLDLFHGKPAQGVLLRLCRPESKEILFEGRTDADGRAACASSGRPDLPAGRYELLFAIGSYFARAGVRQDDPPFLEEIVIRFGMSGEATPYHLPLLVTPWSYTTYRGR; encoded by the coding sequence ATGAGCCGATTGACCACGCATGTGCTCGATCTTTTCCATGGGAAGCCCGCCCAGGGCGTGCTCTTGCGCCTCTGCCGGCCCGAATCGAAGGAGATCCTCTTCGAAGGCCGCACCGACGCCGACGGAAGGGCGGCTTGCGCCTCTTCCGGCCGGCCGGATCTCCCCGCCGGCCGCTACGAGCTTCTCTTTGCGATCGGCAGTTACTTCGCCCGGGCCGGAGTGCGCCAGGACGATCCGCCATTCCTCGAGGAGATCGTGATCCGCTTCGGCATGAGCGGGGAAGCGACCCCCTACCACCTGCCGCTCCTGGTGACCCCATGGAGCTACACAACCTACAGGGGCCGATGA
- a CDS encoding nucleoside deaminase yields the protein MSPPISDPPGGGPAERFASEIRFLEEAARLAAENVLRAHGGPFGAVVVRGGTIVGRGVNRVAARPDPTAHAEIEAIRDAARTIGRFDLGECVLYASCDPCPMCLAAVYWARIRRVVCGAPASLAAEAGFMDVSLWAELALPPEQRRLVVEHVDLPACREVFALWNRSEKKIPY from the coding sequence ATGAGCCCGCCCATCTCCGATCCGCCGGGAGGCGGCCCGGCCGAGCGGTTCGCTTCGGAGATCCGGTTTTTGGAAGAAGCGGCCCGGCTCGCCGCCGAGAACGTGCTTCGAGCGCACGGAGGCCCCTTCGGCGCGGTCGTGGTCCGCGGGGGAACGATCGTGGGGCGGGGGGTCAACCGGGTGGCCGCCCGGCCCGATCCGACCGCCCACGCGGAAATCGAAGCGATCCGGGACGCAGCCCGGACCATCGGCCGGTTCGATCTGGGGGAATGCGTTCTCTACGCCAGCTGCGACCCCTGCCCGATGTGCTTGGCGGCAGTCTACTGGGCCCGGATCCGGAGAGTCGTTTGCGGCGCTCCCGCCTCTCTGGCGGCGGAAGCGGGCTTCATGGACGTTTCGCTCTGGGCGGAGCTGGCTCTCCCTCCGGAACAACGGCGCTTGGTGGTCGAACACGTCGATCTCCCCGCTTGCCGGGAAGTCTTTGCCCTCTGGAACCGCTCGGAAAAAAAGATCCCCTACTAA
- the allE gene encoding (S)-ureidoglycine aminohydrolase — MRAGTVRKEFIAGRPSPPGSTRTVLGLRHALLDPVGHVRGGVPGFAPEAAVVLISPRLGAGFVQFLVDLRPGEAGGSGLPGVEGFLYLLAGEAAAELGGQPVLLAAGDFFFTPPGMAWRLRAGACGARAVVFEKPYARRPGISEPPLLVGRTGEVAGLPFLGDPDALLRTFLPEDPSFDMAVNLFEFRPGASLPFVEAHVMEHGLLMLEGRGIYRLEDAWYPVAAGDAIWMAPYCPQWFAALGPTPARYLYYKDVGRHPLEDGRGEGKIA, encoded by the coding sequence GTGAGGGCGGGGACCGTCAGGAAAGAATTCATTGCGGGGAGGCCATCGCCCCCCGGCAGCACGCGGACCGTGCTCGGCCTGCGGCACGCGCTGCTCGACCCGGTCGGCCACGTTCGCGGCGGAGTGCCGGGCTTTGCGCCCGAGGCCGCCGTCGTGCTGATTTCCCCCCGGCTGGGGGCGGGCTTCGTCCAATTCCTGGTCGACCTCCGGCCGGGCGAGGCGGGCGGATCGGGTCTTCCCGGCGTCGAGGGCTTCCTCTACCTGCTCGCGGGAGAAGCCGCGGCGGAGCTGGGGGGACAACCGGTTCTGCTCGCCGCCGGCGACTTCTTCTTTACCCCGCCGGGCATGGCCTGGCGCCTGCGGGCAGGCGCATGCGGCGCCCGTGCCGTCGTCTTCGAGAAGCCCTATGCCCGCCGGCCGGGCATCTCGGAACCGCCGCTTCTCGTCGGGCGGACCGGGGAGGTGGCGGGTCTGCCGTTCCTCGGCGATCCGGACGCGCTCCTCCGGACCTTCCTGCCCGAGGACCCCTCCTTCGATATGGCGGTGAACCTCTTCGAGTTCCGTCCGGGCGCCTCCCTCCCCTTCGTCGAGGCGCACGTGATGGAGCACGGGCTGCTCATGCTCGAAGGACGGGGGATCTACCGCCTCGAGGATGCGTGGTATCCGGTCGCGGCCGGGGATGCGATCTGGATGGCCCCCTACTGCCCGCAGTGGTTCGCGGCCCTCGGTCCGACCCCGGCGCGCTATCTTTATTATAAGGATGTGGGTCGCCATCCCCTGGAGGACGGCCGCGGGGAAGGGAAGATCGCGTGA
- a CDS encoding urate hydroxylase PuuD, which produces MEPQAPLPSRRRFALGTHLLLGIGLGGAFLLALVAFASRPGVGSSLLSLWIPLLLRWAHLIYGLAWIGASFYFIFVENSLERFPAESQLAGRLWTVHGGGVYRLDKYRTAPDPLPAPLHWFRWDAYLTWLTGFALLAFSYYSHPEATLIDPQVARLSPESAVLWSLAILTGGWLVYSGLCATPLLHHPPLFALFSCLLLAALSFGLTHLYSGRGAFLHLGAVLGTIMASNVLLVIIPSQRRFLEAARRGQRLDPAQVERTHLRSVHNNYLAFPVLFTMMSGHFPLVFLGRANWLVLFCLLLAGGTVRHAVNLRQRRKSWLPWIGFGAGLLLAAIFFAQPAPVASPLRPTPPPRTATGAEVEAILRRRCAGCHAETPTLAHLPSPPAGVILDSLGGLERALLAVREQAVEARAMPPGNLTGMTEEERAILGQWIRAQEQRTKAGEWSRP; this is translated from the coding sequence ATGGAACCGCAGGCCCCTCTTCCTTCCCGAAGGAGATTTGCACTCGGAACTCATCTTCTCCTCGGAATCGGGCTCGGCGGAGCCTTTCTGCTCGCCCTCGTCGCGTTCGCCTCCCGGCCCGGGGTCGGCTCTTCTCTCCTCTCGCTTTGGATTCCTCTTCTCCTCCGCTGGGCCCACTTGATCTACGGGTTGGCCTGGATCGGGGCCTCATTCTACTTCATCTTCGTCGAGAACAGCCTGGAACGTTTCCCGGCAGAATCCCAGCTCGCGGGCCGACTCTGGACGGTCCACGGCGGAGGGGTCTACCGGCTCGACAAATACCGGACGGCACCCGATCCGCTTCCCGCACCTCTCCACTGGTTCCGCTGGGACGCCTACCTGACCTGGTTGACGGGCTTCGCCTTGCTCGCGTTCTCCTACTACAGCCATCCCGAGGCGACGCTCATCGACCCGCAGGTCGCCCGCCTCTCTCCGGAAAGCGCCGTTCTCTGGAGCTTGGCGATCCTGACCGGAGGCTGGCTCGTCTATTCCGGGCTCTGCGCGACCCCCCTCCTCCACCACCCGCCGCTTTTCGCCCTTTTCTCCTGCCTGCTCCTCGCCGCTCTCTCCTTCGGGCTTACGCACCTCTACAGCGGCCGAGGCGCCTTTCTCCATCTCGGGGCGGTCCTGGGAACCATCATGGCGAGCAATGTCCTCCTTGTGATCATCCCCTCCCAGCGGCGGTTTCTGGAAGCCGCCCGGCGAGGCCAACGGCTGGACCCGGCGCAGGTGGAGCGGACGCACCTCCGCTCTGTCCACAACAACTATCTGGCCTTTCCGGTCCTCTTCACGATGATGAGCGGCCATTTCCCACTTGTCTTCCTGGGCCGCGCGAACTGGCTGGTTCTCTTCTGCCTCCTGCTCGCCGGGGGAACGGTCCGCCACGCGGTCAATCTTCGCCAGAGGCGGAAATCCTGGCTGCCCTGGATCGGCTTCGGGGCAGGGCTCCTGCTCGCCGCGATCTTCTTCGCACAGCCGGCGCCGGTTGCTTCTCCGCTCCGGCCAACTCCTCCTCCCCGGACAGCGACCGGCGCGGAGGTCGAAGCGATTCTTCGTCGACGTTGCGCGGGCTGCCACGCAGAAACGCCCACGCTCGCGCATCTGCCGAGCCCACCGGCGGGAGTGATCCTCGACTCTCTGGGAGGACTCGAGAGAGCGCTCTTGGCTGTCCGGGAGCAGGCGGTCGAGGCCCGGGCGATGCCGCCGGGCAATCTTACCGGGATGACCGAGGAGGAGCGCGCGATCCTCGGCCAGTGGATCCGGGCGCAGGAACAGAGAACCAAAGCAGGGGAATGGAGCCGCCCTTGA
- a CDS encoding xanthine dehydrogenase small subunit, which translates to MSFALSVNGMRRTVASSDPGETLLDYVRSLGLTGAKEGCAEGECGACALLWLEEEGGRSRLRAINSCLVPLAAAADREIYTVEALAQGERLCPAQQALAEEGGSQCGYCTPGFVISLFAEQSDRKGGPAALDALSGNLCRCTGYRPIRDAALRLPPLGPEHPLFRRLSQPAPRLAPLSWQSGSETFLRPTRLEGLWEIAARRPEAEWAAGMTDLSVERNLRFRRFPCLVSLEGIPELRGFREGPQGIEIGAALSLREVEERLAETPNPPPGLREWFPLFASPLIRNRATLGGNLATASPVGDAAPLLLALDARLRLLSSEGSRELPLSSFFHGYRKTALRPGELIASVRIPKPYPAIVRFYKVAKRPSDDIATVSLGAALDLDANRRAARIRLAFGGVADRPLRSTAAEEALAGRPWELPAVERAREALAGSLSPIDDHRGSAAYRLALAQNLLEKFHWQTRFLAP; encoded by the coding sequence ATGAGCTTTGCCTTATCGGTCAACGGGATGCGGCGAACGGTCGCGTCGAGCGACCCGGGGGAGACCCTCCTTGACTATGTCCGGTCGCTCGGCTTGACGGGAGCCAAGGAGGGCTGCGCCGAAGGGGAGTGCGGCGCCTGCGCGCTCCTCTGGCTCGAGGAGGAGGGCGGCCGTTCCCGGCTGCGCGCGATCAATAGCTGCCTGGTCCCCCTGGCCGCCGCGGCCGACCGGGAGATCTACACGGTCGAAGCGCTCGCTCAAGGGGAGCGGCTCTGCCCCGCGCAGCAGGCGCTGGCGGAGGAGGGCGGCTCGCAATGCGGCTATTGCACCCCCGGCTTCGTGATCTCGCTCTTCGCCGAGCAGAGCGACCGGAAAGGCGGCCCGGCCGCGCTCGACGCGCTTTCGGGCAATCTCTGCCGCTGCACCGGTTATCGGCCGATCCGGGATGCGGCCCTCCGGCTTCCCCCGCTCGGCCCCGAGCATCCTCTCTTCCGCCGGCTTTCGCAACCGGCGCCTCGGCTCGCTCCGCTCTCCTGGCAATCGGGCTCCGAGACGTTCCTGCGGCCGACCCGGCTGGAAGGGCTCTGGGAGATCGCCGCCCGCCGTCCGGAGGCGGAGTGGGCGGCCGGGATGACCGACCTTTCGGTCGAGCGCAACCTCCGGTTCCGGCGCTTTCCCTGCCTGGTCAGCTTGGAGGGGATCCCCGAGCTGCGCGGCTTCCGGGAAGGGCCCCAAGGGATCGAGATCGGAGCGGCCCTCTCGCTGCGCGAAGTCGAGGAGCGGCTTGCGGAGACCCCCAATCCGCCGCCCGGACTGCGGGAGTGGTTCCCCCTGTTCGCCTCCCCGCTGATCCGGAACCGGGCGACCCTGGGGGGCAATCTGGCGACCGCTTCCCCGGTGGGAGATGCGGCTCCCCTCCTCCTCGCCCTAGACGCCCGGCTCAGACTCCTCTCCTCCGAAGGGAGCCGCGAGCTTCCCTTGTCGTCGTTTTTCCACGGCTATCGGAAAACGGCCCTCCGCCCCGGGGAGCTGATCGCCTCCGTCCGGATTCCCAAGCCCTACCCTGCGATCGTCCGCTTCTACAAGGTCGCCAAGCGGCCGAGCGACGACATCGCCACGGTCTCCCTGGGTGCCGCCCTTGACCTCGACGCGAACCGCCGGGCCGCGCGGATCCGCTTGGCCTTCGGCGGCGTCGCCGACCGCCCGCTCCGTTCCACGGCGGCGGAGGAGGCGCTCGCGGGCCGGCCGTGGGAGCTTCCAGCGGTCGAGCGCGCCCGGGAAGCCCTGGCCGGATCCCTTTCCCCGATCGACGACCACCGGGGAAGCGCCGCCTACCGGCTCGCCCTGGCGCAAAACCTCCTGGAGAAGTTCCATTGGCAGACCCGCTTCCTTGCCCCTTGA
- the xdhB gene encoding xanthine dehydrogenase molybdopterin binding subunit — protein sequence MADPLPCPLSPIGRPLPHQSALDHVTGRASYTDDSAGRFRGLLHAWPVQSPHAHACIRRIERKEALALPGVAAVLTAADIPGENDTSSGAGDEPLLPATEVFYHGQPVAWVLAESPEAARRGAEAVSVEYEPLPGLVGLEEAIAAQSWLAGPFRIVRGDFRCAWEASSHRAEGSLAMGGQEHFYLETQAALAWEDADGGLIVRSSTQDPSQTQEIVARVLGLPRHRVVVECSRMGGAFGGKEVQASPYAAIAALGCRRTGRPVRVRLPRALDMVLTGKRHPFLGRYRAGFTAEGKLLALQAELFADGGWCRDLSAGVLWRALLHLDNAYWIPAIEATGFVCRTHKTSQTAFRGFGGPQGAALIEEVLTHIAQALDLPPALVRKRNLYRPGQTTPYGQTVREAESLHTLWDRLLEQAGYVEREAEIAAANRADPYRKRGIAITPVKFGIAFTQGHFNQAGASVLLYRDGSAQVHHGGTEMGQGLQTKIRQIAAATLGLPLEWVRVAATRTDQIPNTSPTAASSGCDLNGPAVVEACRQLRERLRPLAAELLGCPPLLVCFAEGQVFCEYEPIRKLAFRRLAEEAHRRSIPLFAQGFYRTPGLSFDPETGRGRPFAYFAIGAAVSEVEVDGFTGEYRIRAVDILHDVGCSINPLIDRGQVEGAFFQGLGWVTCEELLWDRQGRLRTAGASTYKLPSWSELPPRFAVRFFSSGAESPAIGGSKAAGEPPLLLALSVREALKAAIAGFGPGPVELGLPATPERVYWAIEAARRRARAGRRARPAARIAPRVRPGARAHP from the coding sequence TTGGCAGACCCGCTTCCTTGCCCCTTGAGCCCGATCGGCCGGCCGCTGCCCCACCAGAGCGCGCTCGACCATGTCACCGGGCGGGCATCCTACACGGACGACTCCGCCGGGCGCTTCCGCGGCCTCCTCCACGCATGGCCGGTCCAAAGCCCCCATGCGCATGCCTGCATCCGGCGCATCGAGAGGAAGGAAGCCCTTGCGCTCCCCGGGGTCGCAGCCGTCTTGACCGCGGCCGACATCCCCGGAGAGAACGACACGAGCTCAGGCGCCGGCGATGAGCCGCTCTTGCCGGCCACGGAGGTCTTCTACCACGGCCAGCCGGTTGCTTGGGTCCTGGCGGAGAGCCCGGAGGCCGCCCGGCGGGGAGCGGAGGCCGTTTCGGTGGAGTACGAGCCGCTCCCCGGCTTGGTCGGGCTCGAGGAGGCGATCGCGGCCCAAAGCTGGCTGGCCGGGCCGTTCCGGATCGTCCGCGGCGACTTCCGGTGCGCCTGGGAAGCGAGCTCCCACCGGGCGGAGGGCTCCCTCGCGATGGGGGGCCAAGAGCACTTCTACCTCGAGACCCAGGCGGCCTTGGCTTGGGAGGATGCCGACGGGGGTCTGATCGTCCGCAGCTCGACCCAGGATCCGAGCCAGACGCAGGAAATCGTCGCCCGCGTGCTCGGCCTTCCCCGGCACCGGGTCGTCGTCGAGTGTTCGCGGATGGGCGGAGCCTTCGGCGGCAAGGAGGTCCAGGCGTCTCCCTACGCCGCGATCGCGGCCCTGGGGTGCCGCCGGACCGGCCGGCCGGTCCGCGTCCGGCTTCCTCGGGCCCTGGACATGGTCCTCACCGGAAAGCGCCATCCCTTTCTGGGCCGATACCGGGCCGGCTTTACGGCGGAAGGGAAGCTGCTGGCCCTCCAGGCCGAGCTTTTCGCCGACGGCGGCTGGTGCCGGGACCTCTCGGCGGGCGTCCTCTGGCGCGCGCTGCTCCATCTCGATAACGCCTACTGGATTCCCGCGATCGAGGCGACAGGCTTCGTCTGCCGGACCCATAAGACCTCGCAGACCGCCTTCCGCGGCTTCGGCGGCCCGCAGGGGGCGGCGCTCATCGAGGAGGTTCTCACCCACATCGCCCAGGCCCTCGATCTGCCTCCCGCGCTGGTCCGCAAGCGCAACCTCTATCGGCCCGGGCAGACGACTCCTTACGGCCAGACGGTCCGCGAGGCCGAATCGCTGCACACGCTCTGGGACCGGCTCCTCGAGCAAGCGGGCTACGTCGAGCGGGAGGCCGAGATCGCGGCCGCCAACCGGGCCGACCCCTACAGGAAGCGAGGGATCGCGATCACCCCGGTCAAGTTCGGCATCGCCTTCACCCAGGGCCATTTCAACCAAGCCGGAGCGAGCGTTCTGCTCTACCGGGACGGGAGCGCGCAGGTCCATCACGGAGGCACCGAGATGGGCCAGGGTCTCCAGACGAAGATCCGCCAGATTGCCGCCGCCACCCTGGGCTTGCCCCTCGAGTGGGTCCGGGTGGCGGCTACTCGGACCGACCAGATCCCCAATACCTCGCCGACGGCGGCCTCGAGCGGCTGCGACCTCAACGGCCCCGCCGTGGTCGAAGCCTGCCGTCAGCTTCGGGAGCGCCTCCGGCCGCTCGCGGCCGAGCTCCTGGGCTGTCCGCCCCTCCTCGTCTGCTTCGCGGAGGGTCAGGTCTTCTGTGAATACGAGCCGATCCGCAAGCTCGCCTTCCGCCGGTTGGCCGAAGAGGCGCACCGCCGCAGCATCCCGCTCTTCGCCCAGGGGTTTTACCGGACTCCGGGGCTCTCCTTCGACCCGGAAACCGGCCGGGGCCGCCCCTTCGCCTATTTTGCGATCGGGGCCGCCGTCTCGGAGGTCGAAGTCGACGGTTTTACCGGAGAGTACCGGATTCGGGCGGTCGACATCCTCCACGACGTAGGGTGCTCGATCAACCCGCTGATCGATCGGGGCCAGGTGGAAGGGGCCTTCTTCCAGGGTCTGGGGTGGGTCACCTGCGAAGAGCTCCTCTGGGATCGGCAAGGAAGGCTCCGGACGGCGGGTGCCTCGACCTACAAGCTGCCCTCCTGGAGCGAGCTTCCTCCCCGCTTCGCGGTCCGCTTCTTCTCGAGCGGTGCCGAGAGCCCCGCCATCGGGGGGAGCAAGGCGGCCGGCGAGCCCCCGCTCCTTCTGGCCCTCTCGGTCCGGGAGGCGCTCAAGGCCGCCATCGCCGGCTTCGGCCCGGGTCCGGTCGAGCTCGGGCTTCCCGCCACACCGGAGCGGGTCTATTGGGCGATCGAGGCCGCCCGCCGGAGGGCCCGGGCGGGGCGGCGAGCACGCCCCGCGGCCCGGATCGCCCCGCGGGTCCGCCCGGGAGCCAGGGCGCACCCATGA
- a CDS encoding cytosine permease gives MKKTLADPVRSCRFLFEAKGIEQVCPQEAHGQPESLFRLWMAANVNLATLGTGAIATSLLGLPLWKAALALAAANCLGSLLLGLFSTYGVRYGLPMMALCAPWFGRWGNRVLSGINFLNGVSWFAVNTVVAAYALEHVVSIPPAPAIFLLAAVQILLAAAGHKLILRAGDVCFLVLVFLFSVVSALSLLPLPVGAAPPPKAALGGTVPGGWLLAGSLALSYLGGWMLFAPDYSRYLRYEREAASLERQVFRHTFWGAFLSTTWIEILGAFLGGTIRSENPTDLLFPLLPGSLHLLLAGAIVIGTISANMLNLYSAGLSLLGAGFGLPRYQASLLVGVAGLAVALLGRREFYQRYEGLLFLLAYLIFPRLPILVIAHLGPRVSRLARLDTGSIGFLCWLGGVLASLPWIRQEPWVLGALAATHPEWGDLAFPVGSAVSALLYVSLTRRERSEAAG, from the coding sequence ATGAAGAAGACGCTGGCGGATCCCGTCCGGTCCTGCCGCTTCTTATTCGAGGCCAAGGGAATCGAGCAGGTCTGCCCGCAAGAAGCCCACGGCCAGCCCGAAAGCCTCTTCCGCCTCTGGATGGCCGCCAACGTCAACCTCGCCACCTTGGGCACGGGAGCGATCGCCACCTCTCTCCTCGGCCTCCCCCTCTGGAAGGCCGCGCTGGCCCTTGCGGCCGCCAACTGCCTGGGCTCTCTTCTCCTCGGCCTCTTTTCCACCTACGGCGTCCGCTACGGCCTTCCGATGATGGCGCTCTGCGCGCCGTGGTTCGGCCGCTGGGGAAACCGTGTGCTCTCCGGGATCAACTTCTTGAACGGCGTCTCCTGGTTTGCCGTCAACACGGTGGTCGCGGCCTACGCCCTCGAGCATGTCGTCTCGATCCCTCCCGCTCCGGCGATCTTTCTGCTGGCCGCCGTCCAGATCCTGCTGGCCGCGGCCGGCCATAAGCTGATCCTCCGGGCGGGGGATGTCTGCTTCCTGGTCTTAGTCTTCCTCTTTTCGGTGGTCTCGGCCCTTTCGCTGCTGCCGCTCCCGGTCGGCGCTGCGCCGCCGCCGAAGGCGGCACTCGGGGGGACGGTCCCCGGAGGATGGCTCCTCGCCGGAAGCCTCGCTCTTTCCTACCTAGGAGGGTGGATGCTCTTCGCCCCCGACTACTCCCGCTATCTCCGCTACGAGCGCGAGGCCGCTTCGCTCGAACGGCAGGTCTTCCGGCACACGTTCTGGGGCGCCTTTCTCTCGACCACCTGGATCGAAATCCTCGGCGCCTTCCTGGGGGGAACGATCCGCTCGGAAAACCCGACCGATCTGCTCTTCCCCTTGCTGCCGGGCTCCCTCCACCTCCTGCTCGCGGGAGCCATCGTGATCGGAACGATCAGCGCCAACATGCTCAATCTCTACTCGGCCGGCCTCTCCCTTTTGGGCGCGGGATTCGGCCTCCCCCGATACCAGGCCTCGCTCCTGGTCGGCGTCGCCGGCTTAGCGGTGGCTCTCCTCGGCCGCCGGGAATTCTACCAGCGCTACGAAGGTCTCCTCTTCCTGCTCGCCTACCTGATCTTCCCGCGCCTCCCGATCCTGGTGATCGCTCACCTTGGACCGCGGGTTTCCCGCCTCGCGAGGCTCGACACGGGCTCGATCGGCTTCCTCTGTTGGCTGGGCGGTGTGCTCGCCTCCCTCCCCTGGATCCGCCAAGAGCCTTGGGTCCTCGGAGCCCTGGCGGCCACGCATCCGGAATGGGGCGATCTGGCGTTTCCGGTAGGAAGCGCCGTCTCGGCGCTGCTCTACGTGAGCCTCACGCGGCGGGAGAGGTCGGAGGCCGCCGGCTAA
- a CDS encoding XdhC family protein: protein MPQVAIFGLGHVGRALAQVLSLLPLELFLVDSRPEMLLPGRLPPFDAAANLHFCPGPIPEKWISSLAAGACVVILTHDHAEDLAILEAALARPDLRYIGLIGSEAKRARFRKELRDAGFGEEAWNRVTSPIGVPGAGDKSPAAIAIATAAQLLPLLAPRAPETGAPPPR, encoded by the coding sequence GTGCCGCAAGTGGCGATCTTCGGGCTGGGTCATGTGGGCCGGGCGCTCGCGCAGGTGCTCTCGCTTTTGCCGCTCGAGCTCTTTCTCGTCGATTCCCGGCCCGAGATGCTGCTTCCCGGCCGGCTTCCGCCTTTCGATGCCGCCGCGAACCTCCACTTCTGCCCGGGGCCGATCCCCGAGAAGTGGATCTCCTCCCTGGCGGCGGGAGCTTGCGTGGTGATCCTCACCCACGACCATGCGGAGGATCTGGCGATCCTCGAGGCGGCTCTGGCCCGTCCCGATCTCCGCTACATCGGCCTGATCGGCAGCGAGGCCAAGCGGGCCCGCTTCCGGAAGGAGCTCCGCGATGCGGGCTTCGGGGAGGAGGCTTGGAACCGGGTCACAAGCCCCATCGGAGTTCCGGGGGCCGGAGACAAGAGCCCGGCGGCGATTGCGATCGCCACCGCCGCCCAGCTGCTCCCCCTGCTGGCTCCGCGCGCTCCGGAGACCGGAGCGCCTCCCCCGCGATGA
- a CDS encoding M20 family metallo-hydrolase: MSPLPLPIRCDRVEAELAELATFSDPPFPGVTRVLFSAPDLAARRWLQGRFRAAGLEVRADAVGNLFARWLGEDPGPLAVATGSHIDAVPHSGRYDGTVGVLGALEAFRALRESGFRPKRSLEIVVFSAEEPTRFGVSCLGSRALAGRIGPEELAALRDEAGRSFAELREAAGLGHLPLAELAPPRYAAFVELHIEQGPLLEREGAAIGAVEAIAAPAAYRIRWLGEAGHAGTLLLADRRDALAGAAEGILAVERAARESGSADTVATVGQIAVSPGALNSVAGFASLGLDLRDINPERRERVASAIREAFVEIAGRRRLELSWERIYEDPPAACDPGLVAQILASADRLGLRARRMISRAYHDSLFLARLCPTAMIFIPCRAGKSHCPEEHASPAAIEAGVRVLADCLRALAG; the protein is encoded by the coding sequence GTGAGTCCTCTCCCTCTCCCGATTCGCTGCGATCGGGTCGAGGCGGAGCTCGCCGAGCTGGCGACCTTCTCCGACCCCCCGTTCCCAGGGGTCACCCGCGTGCTCTTCTCCGCCCCGGATCTGGCTGCCCGCCGGTGGCTCCAGGGACGCTTCCGCGCTGCGGGGCTCGAGGTCCGGGCGGATGCGGTCGGCAACCTCTTTGCCCGCTGGCTCGGCGAGGACCCCGGCCCGCTGGCCGTGGCGACCGGCTCCCACATCGACGCCGTCCCCCATTCGGGCCGCTATGACGGCACGGTCGGCGTCCTGGGGGCTCTTGAGGCTTTCCGTGCGCTGCGGGAGTCGGGATTCCGGCCGAAGCGCTCCCTCGAAATCGTCGTCTTCTCCGCCGAAGAGCCGACCCGCTTCGGGGTCAGCTGCCTGGGCAGCCGGGCGCTGGCGGGGCGGATTGGCCCCGAGGAGCTCGCGGCGCTGCGGGATGAAGCGGGGAGGAGCTTTGCCGAGCTGCGCGAGGCCGCGGGCCTAGGTCACCTCCCTCTCGCCGAACTCGCTCCCCCCCGCTACGCCGCCTTCGTCGAGCTCCACATCGAGCAGGGTCCGCTCCTCGAGCGGGAGGGAGCGGCGATCGGGGCCGTCGAGGCGATCGCGGCGCCGGCCGCCTACCGGATCCGTTGGCTCGGGGAAGCCGGCCATGCGGGTACGCTGCTCCTGGCCGATCGGCGGGATGCCCTGGCGGGGGCAGCCGAGGGAATCCTGGCGGTCGAGCGCGCCGCTCGGGAGTCGGGATCCGCCGACACCGTCGCCACGGTGGGGCAGATCGCCGTGAGCCCGGGGGCTCTCAACTCGGTTGCGGGCTTCGCCTCCCTCGGCCTCGACCTGCGGGACATCAATCCGGAGCGGCGGGAGCGGGTGGCGAGCGCGATCCGGGAGGCGTTCGTGGAGATCGCCGGGCGCAGGCGCCTGGAGCTTTCCTGGGAGAGGATCTATGAGGATCCGCCGGCCGCCTGCGATCCGGGGCTGGTGGCGCAGATCCTGGCAAGCGCCGATCGGCTCGGCCTGCGCGCCCGCAGAATGATCAGCCGGGCCTATCACGACTCCCTTTTCCTGGCCAGGCTCTGTCCGACCGCGATGATCTTTATCCCCTGCCGCGCAGGGAAGAGCCATTGCCCGGAAGAGCACGCCTCGCCCGCGGCGATCGAAGCCGGGGTGCGCGTGCTTGCCGACTGCCTCCGGGCGCTGGCGGGTTAG